DNA from Xanthomonas hyacinthi:
GCGACCGCTGCAGGCTCGGTCCAGATCCGCCGCCACATCCGCGCCAGCGCCGCGCCGATCTGCCCGCGCGCCACCGGTGCGCGATAGGCGGCCTGCCGCTGGCGCGGTTCGATCGCCTGCCAGCCGGCGCCGTGCTGCCGGGCCACCGCGAAGTTGAAGTTGTAGTCCGGCTCCAGGCCCATGCGCAGGTCGCTGCGGACCAGTTCGCCATCCTTGACCTGGGCGCGCATGAAGCCGCGGTTGAACCAGGCCAGCCGCTGCACCGCCGGCAGCGCGCGCACGTCGCCCAGCGCCGGGGTGTTGGAGGGATGGCCCTGGAAGCGCATCGGCCCGCGGTCGGCGACCAGCGAGCGCTCGCCGATCACGTAGCCGCTGGGCGTCATCGCCACTACCCGCCACAACAGCGTGTTGAATGGCATCGGCACCGAGAAGCACGGCGCGTGCTGCAGGCCCATCGCCGCCAGCGCGCGGTCGACCTGGCGATCGACCAGCTGCTTGGCAGCGACCAGCCCAGGTAGGCGCTGCTCAGGAGCAGCCCGGCCAGCAGCGCCTGCTGCGCCGCGCGCGCGCCCACCAGGCGATGGCGCAGGCCAGGAGCAGCCACAGCGTGTAGCCCGGATCGATGATGAACACGCTGGACCACATCGCCGGCGGCGGCCGCAGCGGCCACCACAGTTGGGTGCCGTAGACGGTGAACGCATCGAGCAGCGGATGCGTGATCAAGGCCAGCTGCATCGCCCAGAACCAGCGCCGCGGCGCCGCGGCCGCGCGGCCATGGCCGAAGCGCCGGTACAGCCACCAGAGCAGCCAGCCGAGCAGCGGCAGCAGGAGCAGCGAGTCGAGGTCGGGCACGGTGCCGAGCGCCGCGCCGGCGAGCAGGGCGGCGCGGCGATGTTGCGCGGGCGCAATGGCAGCGGCGACGGCGGCACCGAGCACGCTCTGGGTGAGGGAATCCATCGGCCGATGCCAGCAGGCGTGGACGTTGCCGCCATGTGCGCGGGCTTGGCGACCGGGCAAGGTTGCGCCGGAGGTCGCGCGACGACGTCATGGCATGCCTTTTTTGTAGAAGGACCCCAGTCCCGACAACGTCCAGGCTCGGCAAGTTCATCGCTGCGTTCGTCGCGACTGAAGTCGCTCCCACAAGGGGCGCTCACTGCGAGTCCGGCATGCCGGCTTTTGCGGGAGCGAGTTCAGTCCCGACTGCATCCCCGCCCGGCAAGCCCTGGCGCTTCGCTTGTCGCGACTGAACTCGCTCCCGCAAGGAGCGGCAGCGCCTGGCGGAAACCGGTCGCGCAGATACGGCGAGAACCGCGCGGCCTTCGGCGCTACAGCGCGTAGGACAGCACGTCCTCGAAGCCGAACTTGCCGAAGTCGCGGATCCGCGACGGGTACAGCCGCCCGATCAGGTGGTCGTGCTCGTGCTGCACCACCCGCGCATGGAAGCCCTCGGCCTCGCACACCACCGCGCTGCCGTCCGGGTCCAGGCCGCGGTAGCGGATGTGCCGGTAGCGCGGAATCACCGCGCGCAGTCCGGGAATGGACAGGCAGCCTTCCCAGCCGTCCTCCAGTTCGTCGGACAACGGCTCGAACTGCACGTTGGCCAGCGCGGTGCGCGGTACCGCCGGCGCCTCGGGATAGCGCGCATTGCTGTCGAAGCCGAACACCATCAGCTGCAGGTCCACCGCGATCTGCGGCGCGGCCAGGCCGACGCCGCGCGCGGCGTCCATGGTCTCGAACATGTCGGCGACCAAGGCGTGCAGCTGCGCGCTACCGAAGTTGCCGACCGGCTGCGCAAGGCGCAGCAGGCGCGGGTCGCCCATGCGGATGATGTCGCGGATCATGCCCTGCTCCTGTGGCCGAATGCCGCCCCGATTATCCGCCGAGCGGCGCGCGCCTGCAGCGTTGCCGGGCGTTGGTGCGACGGCAAGCGTTCCGGCTGCGGAGGGCGTCGGGGCTGAAGCCCCTCCCACAGTGCACCCAGCCCGGCAACCGCAAGCGCCCCAACTATCCCCTGCCCTACTCGCCCATGAACGGCGAGGCCAGCACCTGCGGGCGACGGCCGAGGCCGGCGCCGAGCCGGTCGAGCACGAAGCGCACGTAGAGGTTGGTGCTGAACTGGTTGTAGTCGCGGGCGTTGTTGAAGATCAGCCGCCCGCCCAGGAACAGCTGCGGGGCCAGCTGCCACTCGGCCGCGCCGGCGAGGTTGTAGGACACGCCGGTCTTGCTCTGCCCGGCATAGACCGGCGCAGTGTAGGTGTCCACCAGGCCCAGCAGCGCGGCCAGCGATGCCGCGTCGTAGGCGTCCTGCTGCATCTGCGCGCTGGTCGGGAAGTAGTTGCTGTCGTCGCTGCGGAAATGCTGCACGCCGACGCTGGCGTCCACGCTCCAGTTGACCTTGCGCCCGGACGAACGCCCGCTCCAGTGCACCGGGAAACCGAGGTCGACATAATCCTGCGGGCTGAAGTAGCCGCCCTGGCCGTAGGTGTAGCCGCTCAGGTTCTTGTCGTACTGCATCGCGGTCAGGTTGAGGCCGGCGGTCAGCGACTGGTTCTCGGTTTCCAGCGCGTGCACGTACACGCCCAGGTCCACCTGGCGGTGGTCGTTGTCGGCGACGTTGTGGCCGACCAGGCGATCGGCGGTCAGGTTGGCGTAGCCGCCGAGCAGGCCGTTGTCGAGCGTGGCCGACAGGCGCACGCCGTTGCTGGTCACGCCGCCCCAGCGCAGCCCGGCGCGGCCGTCGTCGACGCCGGCGAAGGACAGCAGGCTGTCGCTGACCGCGCGCCGGAACGCCTGGCCCGAGTAGGTCAGGTTCTCGCCGATCTGGCCGCGGTAGCCGACGCCGCCGACGATGCGCTGTTCGGGGAAGCCGATCGGGGTGCTGCCGAGGTCGGCCGCGAAGCCGCCGTGCTTGTATTTCACCGCCACGCCGACGCCGCTGGCGTCCTGGTCCATGCGCCGCGAGGCCGACCCATTGGCGGCCATCGTGTACAGCGCCTGGCTGAAGCCGGCCGGGGTCAGGCTGGCCGCGGTGCTGTTGGCGGCCAGCGCCTGGAAGCGGGCGATGTCGGCCGCGCTGAGGTCGGCGCTGCGCGAGGCGTCGCCGAGGATGGCGCTGGCCAGGGTGCTGATCGACACGTCCGCGGCGATGTTGCCGAGCAGGAACGCCGACAGCGGCTCGGCATACAGCGCCTGCAGGGCCGCGGCCTCGCGCTGCGCGTTGGTCAAGCTGGCGTCGGTGTCGTTGTACAGCTCGTTGTACAGGCCGGTGTTCACCGCATAGGTGCGCAGTGCGTTGCGGGTGGCGTTGCTGTCGCCCTCGGTGAGCAGCAGCTGGTACAGGTCGCTGCCGACCAGATCGTCGATCGGGGTGCGATCGGCGGCCAGCGCATCGCCCATCGCCGCGCTCGGGCCGGCGCCGAAGCGGCTGGCGGTGGAATAGGCGGTGTCGAGCGTGCCGGCGTCGAGCAGGGTCGGGGTGACGTCGACGCTGAGCTTGCCTTCGCCGACCGCGAATTCGCCGTGCAGCGGCACTTCCAGGTCGTTCAACTTGCCCAGTCCGGCCTCGCCGTCGCGCGCACGGTAGGTGGCGCCGGCGGCCAGGCTGTCGCTGTTCTCCGACTGCACTTCGCGCAGTTCGTCGAGCACGCTGCCGCTGCGCGCCGGATTGGCCAGCGCCTGCGCCTGGCGCGCGCTGCCGGTGGTGGCGACACGGTCGTCGGGATAGTAGGACGGGGCCACGCTGGCAGCTGCCGGCGCGCGCTGGCCCGGCACCGGTAGCGCCGCCAACTGCACACCGCCGGCAGCGCTGGCGCTGGCCGGCGGCGGCAGGTCGTCGCCGCCGCTGGCGTAGGTCGCGCCGGCGGCGGCCGGCATCGCCGGGAATGGGCCCGCACCGGCCGCGCCCGGCATCGCCGGGAGCGGAACCTGGCCGGCCGCGGCATAGGCCGGCGCCGGATAGCCGCCGCCGAGGCTGTCGGAGACCACCGCCGGACTACGCGGCATGCGTCCGCTCATGCCGGCGAACGGGTTCAGCGGGCGCCCGGCGCCGGCGAAGGACGCCGGACCGTTGGCGGCCGGCAGGCCGTTGTCGTGCTGGCCGGCCTCGCGCGCCTGCGCCGCCAGCGCGGCGCGGAAATAGCTTTCGGCCTTGCGGCTCTTGCCGGCGCTGCGGTACACGCGGCCGGCGGCGCTCAACACCGCCGGCGACTCCGGCGCTTTCGCCAGTGCGCGCTGCAGGTAGTCCTCGGCGCTGCCGAGGTCGCGCAGCGCGGCGGCGGTGTTGGCCGCGGCGATCAGCGTGTCCAGGTCGTCGGGCGATTGCTGCAGCTGCTGCTGGTACAGCACCAGCGCCTGGCGCTGGTCGCCGGCGCCGGCGTACAGCCGCGCCAGCGCCGCCACCGCCTTGGGATCCTGGTTCTGCTGCGCCAGCAGCGGCGCCAGCGCGTCGTAGGCCGCTTCCAGGTTGCCCAGTTCGCGCAGCGCATCCACCTGACGCAGTGTGTAGCCGCTGCGCAGCGCCTGGTAGCGGCGCTGCTGCTCGGCGTTCATGTCGGTGTCGCGCAACTGGCGCAGCGTCGCCGCCAGTTCGGCGTCCTGCTGCGCGCGCAGCAGCACGCTGGCGTACTGCAGCCGCGCCTCGGTGTTCGGGTTCTGCGCGACCAGGCGCTGCGCCAGGGTCAGCGCGCGCTGGTTGCTGCCGATGTCGGCGTAGGCGCCGGCCATCGACGCCAGCAGCGCCGGTTGTTCCAGCGCGCCGCCGAGCGCGGCCTCGGTGCGCGCCAGCAGCAGCTGCGCCTCGCCGGCGCGGCCCTGCTGTTGCAGCAGCCGCGCCTGCGCAGCCTGCTGCTCGACCCAGGCGGTGTTGCGCAGCGCACTCATTTCCGCGCTCCGCGCCGCGCTGGGGATGCGTTCCAGGCTGGCGTAGGCGCCGGCCCAGTCGCCGCGGTCCTGCGCCAGCAGCGCACTGGCGTACAGCGCCTCGGGCATGTCGCCGTGCACCGCGAGCAGGCCGTCCATCACGCTGCGCGCCTGGTCCGGGCGCCCGGCCTGCTGGTACAGCCGCGCCAGGTCCAGCCGCACCCACGGATCGGCCGGACGCTCGACCATCGCCGCTTCCAGTTCGCCCTGCGCGGACACCGTGTCGCCGGCCTCCAGCGCCTGCTTGGCGCGGGCGCGCTGCACGTTGGAGCGCAGCGTGGCTTCGCCGCCGGCCTTCTCGCGCTGCGCCGGGCTGAGCCTGGCGAACAATGCGCTGGCCTCGTCGGCACGGCCCTGGCGGCTGTACAGGCCGATCAGGCCCTGCAGCGCGCCGGCATTGTCGGCGCCCAGCGCCAACGCCTGGCGATAGCTGCGTTCGGCCGCGGCCGCATCGCTGGCCGCCTGCAGGTCGCCGAGCAGCACGTAGCCGGTGGCTTCGTTGGGCTGCAGTTTCAGCGCTTGCTGGGTCAGCCGCAGCGCCTCGTCGCTGTCGCCGCGGCCGCGCGCGGCCTGCGCCTGCTGCAGTTGCAGCCAGTAGCGCGCGCTGTCCAGCGCCGAACGCCATTTGCCGTTGCCGGCCGCGGCCGGGCGCAGCAGTTCCTGCGCCTCGCCGAAGCGCTGCTGGCGCAGGCGCACCGAGCCCAGGCCGCCGAGCGCGTCGGCATCGCGCGGACGCGCGCGCAGCACCTGGGTGAAGCGCTGCTCGGCCACCGCGAGATTGCCCGCGTTGAGCGCCTTGAACGCCTCGCCGAGCTGTTCGCCGGCCGGATCGCCGGCCTGCGCGGCACGCTGCTCGCCCAGCTTGGTGGCCTTGGCGGCAACCTCGGCATCGTTCGGATTGGCCGCCAGGAACGCCTGGTACAGCGGCGCGTCGGCGCTGCCGGCATTGAGCCACAGCAGCGCCTGGCGCCAGGCGGCGCGGGCCGGGCCGCCGACATCGGGGCGCTTGCTCATCGCGCCGAGCTGGGCGATGCCTTCGCGCCGCGACGGTTCGCGGTAGGTCAGCACCTGCGCCAGCGCCAGCGCGACGGCGCTGTTGTTGGGCTGCGCGGCGGCCAGGCGGCGCAGGCCATCGCGGGCGCCGTCCCAGCCCTGCGGGGTGCCGGCCAGGGCCTGGTAGTACTCCAGCGCCAGGTGGTCCGGCGGCGCCTTGCCGTCGAACAGCGCCTGGTACTCGCGCACCGCTTCCACGTAGCGTCCGGCCGAGGCGGCGCGGCGCGCGTTGCGCAGGTTGACGCTGTCGCCGCTGCCGCCGATCGCCTGGCTCAGGCGCTGCGTCTGCGGCGCCTGCGGATGCGTCTTCTGCAACTGCTGCAGGCGCTTGCGCGCCTCGCTCTGGCGGCCTTGCGCCAGGTCGATCTGGGCCAGGCCGAGCAGCGCATCGGGCTGGTTCGGGTCGACCCGCAGCAGCTTGCGCCAAGTATCGGCGGCCAGGTCGTCGCGGCCCTGGTCGTGCCAGTAGTTGCCCTGGCCGACCAGTTGCTGGGTGGCGTTGCCGGTCTGCGCGTGCGCGGTGCCGGCGAGCAGGCACAGGTCGATCATGCCGGCCAGGCAGAGAGGCTTGAGTTTCATGCGGAACATTGGGTTCTCCAGGCGGGCTGCAGCAGGCCGTCTGCGGAAAAGCGATAGCGGTTATCGAGCCAGCCGCGCCCGAACAGGACCAGCACCCGATCGTAATAGGGAAGTTTCGCCGCGGCGGCATCGCCGGGCGCGGGAATCTGTTGCGCCTGCGCCTTCAGCAGCAGCGGCTGGCGCAGCGCGCTCAGGTACGGCAGCAGCGCGGCGGCGAAGCCGGGCGGCGCGGTGCCGCTGCCGACGCCCAGGCGCGTGTCCACCTTCTCGCTGAAATGGCCCTGCGCCTGCAGCTGTTGCAGCGGACCGGACAGGTCCTCGAGCAGCGCCTTGCGCAGCGGCTCGCCGGCATCGAGCATGCCGGCCCACAGGTACACGCGGACCGCGTCGTAGCTGCCCAGCGCGCCCTTGCCCGGATCGACCGCGAACGCGCGGCCGTCCCAGCCGATCCAGTCCGGGGCGAAACCGACCGGCGCGCTGTCGCGCAGCAGGCGTGCGCTGCGCTGCGCCAGCCCGGCCCACGGCCCTTTCGGATTGGCGGCGGCGAAACGGCGCAGCAACTGGATCGGCAGGTAGCTGGGGTTGAGCGTCCAGCGCGGCGGCTTGGCGAAGCCCTTCATTGCCGGCAACAGCATGGCGCTGAAGCCGGGCAGCTCGGCCAGTTCGTGGCGCCTTACCAGCGCCAGCATCTGCATGCCGGCCTGGGTGTAGCCGGGCCGCTTCCACAGCCGCCCGGCCTCCAGCAGCGCATAGGCGATCCACAGGTCGGCGTCGCTGGCGGTGTTGTCGTCGAGCACGCGCCAGCTGCCGTCGCCGGCGCGGCCCCACAGCCAGGCCGGCAGCACCTGTTGCGGACGGCCGCCGCTGAGGTTATGCCGGGTCCAGCCGAGCAGCCGGTCGAACAGCACCTGGTCGTTGGCCACCAGCGCGAAGAACAGCGCGTAGGACTGGCCTTCGGAGGTGCTGCGCTGATCGGGGTTGCTGAAATCGATCACCCGTCCGTTGGCGTCGATGTGCTTGGCGACGAAGCCGCTCCACTCACGCCATGGCGCACAGGCCGCCGCCGCGGCCGGCGTTGCCGGCAGCAGCGCCGCCGCGCCCGCGGCGAGCACGCCGCCGAGCACGCGGCGGCGCTGGCGCGCGTGCGCGGTCATTGCCCTTCCCGCAACCGTTGCGCCGAATGCCGGCGCAGCACCACGCGTGCGGCCAGCGCCAGCAGCAGGCTCAGCACCACCACCGCCAGGCCGAGCAGCAGCGGATGCTGCGCGAAGTACCAGCGCGCCCAGGTCGGCAGCGGCAGGTGGCCGACGTAATAGGCCTGGTTGCCGGCCAGGCTGCGGATCTTGCCCTGCTGCAGCAACACCACGCTGCCCTGGAAATCCTTCAGCGTGGCCGGCTCGAACCAGGCGTCGAACAACTGGCCGACGCTGGCCGGGTCCTCGGCCAGCAGCGCGACCACGCTGCGCCCGGGCTTGAGCGGCGACTCGAAGCCCATCAGCACCACGTCGCCCGGGGCCGGCTTCACCGCCACTTCGGCGGTGGTCGGCAGATCGGTGCGGCGCGCGTCGAAGGACAGGAAGCCGGGCAGCTTGTCCAGCACCCAGTCGCTCATCGAGAAGCGCCGGCCGCTGGCGCCGTCGCCGATCGGCAGATGCTCGCTCCAGCGCTGGAACAGCGGCTGCGAGCGCGAGGAGCCGAACACCAGCAGGTCGCTGTCGGCGTGCTGGTCCACTTCGCCGGCATGGATCAGGGTCGCGCGCAGCGCCGGGTAGCCGGTGGACGCGCCGAGCTTGCCGAGCAGGGTCAGCAGGTTGGACACGTCCTGGTCGCTGGCCTCGTCCGGCACCACGATGGTGGATTCGGACAGGTCGGCCAGGCGCGTGAACGGATAGCCGGCATTGCCGAACGCGGCCAGGTTCGGCATCGCCATGTAGTGGTGGAACGAACGCAGGTCCACGCTCGAGTCGGCGTCGATCGCGCCGGACACGTCGGGGAAGGTGTTCTTGCATTCACCGGCCTGCGGGCGGTCGAAGAAGAAGTGGAAGCGCAGCTGGCTGTTGGCCGAGAACGGACCGGTCGGCAGCAGCAGCTTCTGCTCCACCGGCATCGCGCCCTTGGCCTTGAGGTCGTGCCACCACTGCAGCGGCAGCGATTCGGCGTAGGGGCGCCCGCTCAGCGGCAGGGTGGTGACGAAGGCATCGTTGATGCTGACGTTGAGCGCGGACTTGTTGCGCACGTCCGGCACCGTGTAGCGGTAGCGCAGGTTGACCGGGATGCCGTCGCGCTGCCACACGAACAGGTCCGGCGGCAGCTGCAGGCCGACCCGGATCAGGTCCGGATGGTAGCCGCTGACATTGAGCTGCGAGGTCTGCGCGACCAGGTCGGCGAAGCGCACCGGGGCGTCGCTGGAGATCCAGTTCGGCGCGTCGTAGGGCTTGCGCGGCTGCGCCTGCGTGAGTTCGCCGATCCTGGCCACGGCGCCGTTGAACGGCGTGCCCAGCGCCAGCGCGGTGGCGGCCTGCTGCAGGTCGGCGTCGTTGCGGCCGAGCACCAGCAGCAGCTTGCCGGCCGGATCGCGCGGGTTGGACACTACCGCCAGGGTCGGGCCGGCGATCTCGCCCAGGCCGTTCTGCGCGGTGGCCAGTTCGGCCGGCAGCGTGTTCGCGGTGGCGAACAGCACCGCGTTGCCGGTCGCCGGCACGTCGCCGATGGAGACGTTGAACAGCGCGCCGCGGTAGCCGGCCTGCGCGCCGAACCACGAGGACACGATGCCGGCGCTGCGCAGCGTGGCCAGGTCCGGACGCTGCGGGAACACGAACGGCAGTTCCAGCCGGCGCGTGTCGCGCTTGTCGTAGAACGGCACCGGCAGCAGCGCCAGGTCGTTGGCCAGCACCAGCGGCGTGGTGCGCAGCGACAGCCGCGTGGCCGGGTCGATGTTCGCCCACAGGCTGGTGTGGTCGGGGTCCTCGCACTCGCGGGTGTAGTGCCCGATCAGCTGCAGGTTGAGCTGGTTGTAGTCGCCGACCAGGCGCGGATCGATCGGCACGTCGCTTTGCTGCAGCTTGCCGGCGTTCTCGCGGCTCACCGGCAGGGTCGCCACGGTGACGCCGTTGACGGTGACCTTCAGGTGCGACAGTTCCGGCAGCAGCGCCGGCGAGTAGCTGTAGCTCAGGTGCAGCGTCGCCGCCTCGACCACCTCGTCGGTGCGCGCGCTGAACGCCACCCCGGCGCTGCCCTGGATGCCGCGCAGGGTGATCTCGTAGTCCATGCCCAGCTGCTTCAGCGTCGCCGACCGCTCCTGCACGCCCAGCGTCGGCGCGGCGGCAGTGCCGGTTGCGGCCGGCGCCGCCGGGGCGGCGGGAAGCGCGGGCTCCTGCGCCAGCGCCAGGCCGGACAGGATGGTGAGGCAGCACGCAGCCAAGGCAGGTAGGCGCATCGAGGGCAACCGGAAGAAAGAGGGAAGAAAAACAGAAAAGACGCGGCTCACGGCGCGGATTCCTCGCCGGCCGGACGCGCCGGACGGAAGCCGCTACGTACGCTGTCGCCGATGTGCTGGCCCAGGCGCTTGAAGCCGCGCATGCTCGCCGCGAACACCTGGCCCAGCGATTTCCAGAACTTGTCGCGGTCGTGGCGGCCCCACTGCGACACCCAGATGTCGGCGCGGGCGAAGGTGCAGGCGACCAGCCAGCGCTCCTGCTCGATCGACATGGCGCGGAACTGCACGCTGATGTGCCCGTCGCGGTCGTGGCGCACGATCGCCGGCAGGCGCTTTTCGACGTTGCGGTGCGACAGCGCCACCTCCACCAGCGCATCCGGTTCCACCGGCACCGCCTCGATCAGGCGCAGCGCCATGCCGCCGGTGGAGAAGTTGACGCTGCGGCAGGCGATCTCCTGGCCGTCCGGCAGGTACAGCGTGGCCGGGATGTCCAGCGGCACCCGGTGCGAACGGCGCACCTGGCGCATCTCGCTGGCGGTGGCGATGGTGGCGCCGAGCAGCAGCACGTTGTAGACGGTCCAGACCAGGTTGAACCAGATCGTCTGCGCTTCGCCGGTGGCATCCACGTAGATCAGGCGCAGTACCCCGGCGGCCAGGCCGGCCAGGTTCAGCACCAGCAGGAACAGATAGGGCTTGGCGATCTGCCGGTCGAAATAGCTGCGCGTGACCAGGCCGCCCTTGGGGGTGACGTTGAACGTGCCGAGCTTGGGATTGAACAGCGCCACCAGGGTCGGACGCAGGATGTACCAGGCCAGCGTGGTCTCGTAGACCTCGTTCCACAGCAGATGGCGGAACTTGCCCTGGGTGCGCAGGTTGGTCAGGTTGGCCTGCAGGATGTGCGGCAGCGCGTAGGCCAGGATCATCAGCGCCGAGGCGTGGATCACGTGCGCGCCGAAGAACAGGTAGGCCAGCGGCGCGGTCAGGTAGATGATGCGCGGCAGCCCGTAGAAGAAGTGCAGCATCGCGTTGGCGTAGCACAGTCGCTGCGACAGACGCAGGCCCTTGCCGAGCAGCGGGTTGTCCAGGCGCGCGATCTGCGCCATGCCGCGCGCCCAGCGGATGCGCTGGGCGACGTGGCCGGACAGGCTCTCGGTGGCCAGGCCGGCGGCCTGCGGCACGGTCAGATAAGCGCTGCGGTAGCCGTGCCGGTGCAGCTTCAGCGCGGTGTGCGCATCCTCGGTGACGGTTTCCACCGCCACCCCGCCCACTTCCTCCAGCGGCTTGCGCTTGATCACCGCGCACGAGCCGCAGAAGAAGGTGGCGTCCCACTGGTCGTTGCCGTCCTGCAGCAGGCCGTAGAACAGTTCGCCCTCGTTGGGCACCTTGCCGTGGTTGCCGAGGTTGCGCTCGAACGGATCGGCGGAGAAGAAGTAGTGCGGCATCTGCACCACCGCCAGCATGCGGTCGCGCAGGAACCAGCCCATCGCCACCTGCAGGAACGAGCGGGTCGGGATGTGGTCGCAGTCGAAGATCGCCACGTACTCGCCGCTGGACTTCTTCAACGCGGCGTTGATGTTGCCGGCCTTGGCGTGGAAGTTGTTGGTGCGGGTGACGTAGTGGATGCCGGCCTGCACGCAGAACGCGCGGAACTCGTCGCGGCGGCCGTCGTCGAGCAGATAGATGTTGAGCTTGTCCGCCGGCCAGTCCATCACGCTGGCGGCCAGGATGGTGGAGCGCACCACCGACAGCGGCTCGTTGTAGGTGGGAATGAACAGGTCCACCGTCGGCCATTGGCGCTGGTCGGCGGGCAACGGCACCGGGCGCCGGTTCAGCGGCCACAGCACCTGGAAATAGCCCAGCACCAGGATCGTGAAGGCATACACCTCGGCCAGCAGCAGGCACAGGCCGAGGCTGAGATCGACCACGCTGCCCACCCCCATGGTCTGGGTGATGCGCCACCAGATGTAGCGCGAGGACATCGCCAGCGACAGCGCCATCATCACCAGCACGGCGAGCCGGCTGCCGCTGCGGCGCAGCAGCATCGCCGCGGCGAACACCACCAGCGAGAACAGCAGCTGCTGCGGCACGTCCATCGGAATGGCGACCACGAACACCAACAACAAGGCGCCCAGCGCCCACAGCGACC
Protein-coding regions in this window:
- a CDS encoding cellulose biosynthesis protein BcsC, which gives rise to MFRMKLKPLCLAGMIDLCLLAGTAHAQTGNATQQLVGQGNYWHDQGRDDLAADTWRKLLRVDPNQPDALLGLAQIDLAQGRQSEARKRLQQLQKTHPQAPQTQRLSQAIGGSGDSVNLRNARRAASAGRYVEAVREYQALFDGKAPPDHLALEYYQALAGTPQGWDGARDGLRRLAAAQPNNSAVALALAQVLTYREPSRREGIAQLGAMSKRPDVGGPARAAWRQALLWLNAGSADAPLYQAFLAANPNDAEVAAKATKLGEQRAAQAGDPAGEQLGEAFKALNAGNLAVAEQRFTQVLRARPRDADALGGLGSVRLRQQRFGEAQELLRPAAAGNGKWRSALDSARYWLQLQQAQAARGRGDSDEALRLTQQALKLQPNEATGYVLLGDLQAASDAAAAERSYRQALALGADNAGALQGLIGLYSRQGRADEASALFARLSPAQREKAGGEATLRSNVQRARAKQALEAGDTVSAQGELEAAMVERPADPWVRLDLARLYQQAGRPDQARSVMDGLLAVHGDMPEALYASALLAQDRGDWAGAYASLERIPSAARSAEMSALRNTAWVEQQAAQARLLQQQGRAGEAQLLLARTEAALGGALEQPALLASMAGAYADIGSNQRALTLAQRLVAQNPNTEARLQYASVLLRAQQDAELAATLRQLRDTDMNAEQQRRYQALRSGYTLRQVDALRELGNLEAAYDALAPLLAQQNQDPKAVAALARLYAGAGDQRQALVLYQQQLQQSPDDLDTLIAAANTAAALRDLGSAEDYLQRALAKAPESPAVLSAAGRVYRSAGKSRKAESYFRAALAAQAREAGQHDNGLPAANGPASFAGAGRPLNPFAGMSGRMPRSPAVVSDSLGGGYPAPAYAAAGQVPLPAMPGAAGAGPFPAMPAAAGATYASGGDDLPPPASASAAGGVQLAALPVPGQRAPAAASVAPSYYPDDRVATTGSARQAQALANPARSGSVLDELREVQSENSDSLAAGATYRARDGEAGLGKLNDLEVPLHGEFAVGEGKLSVDVTPTLLDAGTLDTAYSTASRFGAGPSAAMGDALAADRTPIDDLVGSDLYQLLLTEGDSNATRNALRTYAVNTGLYNELYNDTDASLTNAQREAAALQALYAEPLSAFLLGNIAADVSISTLASAILGDASRSADLSAADIARFQALAANSTAASLTPAGFSQALYTMAANGSASRRMDQDASGVGVAVKYKHGGFAADLGSTPIGFPEQRIVGGVGYRGQIGENLTYSGQAFRRAVSDSLLSFAGVDDGRAGLRWGGVTSNGVRLSATLDNGLLGGYANLTADRLVGHNVADNDHRQVDLGVYVHALETENQSLTAGLNLTAMQYDKNLSGYTYGQGGYFSPQDYVDLGFPVHWSGRSSGRKVNWSVDASVGVQHFRSDDSNYFPTSAQMQQDAYDAASLAALLGLVDTYTAPVYAGQSKTGVSYNLAGAAEWQLAPQLFLGGRLIFNNARDYNQFSTNLYVRFVLDRLGAGLGRRPQVLASPFMGE
- the bcsZ gene encoding cellulose synthase complex periplasmic endoglucanase BcsZ: MTAHARQRRRVLGGVLAAGAAALLPATPAAAAACAPWREWSGFVAKHIDANGRVIDFSNPDQRSTSEGQSYALFFALVANDQVLFDRLLGWTRHNLSGGRPQQVLPAWLWGRAGDGSWRVLDDNTASDADLWIAYALLEAGRLWKRPGYTQAGMQMLALVRRHELAELPGFSAMLLPAMKGFAKPPRWTLNPSYLPIQLLRRFAAANPKGPWAGLAQRSARLLRDSAPVGFAPDWIGWDGRAFAVDPGKGALGSYDAVRVYLWAGMLDAGEPLRKALLEDLSGPLQQLQAQGHFSEKVDTRLGVGSGTAPPGFAAALLPYLSALRQPLLLKAQAQQIPAPGDAAAAKLPYYDRVLVLFGRGWLDNRYRFSADGLLQPAWRTQCSA
- the bcsA gene encoding UDP-forming cellulose synthase catalytic subunit, giving the protein MSAASASRTGQPMHTLATWSLWALGALLLVFVVAIPMDVPQQLLFSLVVFAAAMLLRRSGSRLAVLVMMALSLAMSSRYIWWRITQTMGVGSVVDLSLGLCLLLAEVYAFTILVLGYFQVLWPLNRRPVPLPADQRQWPTVDLFIPTYNEPLSVVRSTILAASVMDWPADKLNIYLLDDGRRDEFRAFCVQAGIHYVTRTNNFHAKAGNINAALKKSSGEYVAIFDCDHIPTRSFLQVAMGWFLRDRMLAVVQMPHYFFSADPFERNLGNHGKVPNEGELFYGLLQDGNDQWDATFFCGSCAVIKRKPLEEVGGVAVETVTEDAHTALKLHRHGYRSAYLTVPQAAGLATESLSGHVAQRIRWARGMAQIARLDNPLLGKGLRLSQRLCYANAMLHFFYGLPRIIYLTAPLAYLFFGAHVIHASALMILAYALPHILQANLTNLRTQGKFRHLLWNEVYETTLAWYILRPTLVALFNPKLGTFNVTPKGGLVTRSYFDRQIAKPYLFLLVLNLAGLAAGVLRLIYVDATGEAQTIWFNLVWTVYNVLLLGATIATASEMRQVRRSHRVPLDIPATLYLPDGQEIACRSVNFSTGGMALRLIEAVPVEPDALVEVALSHRNVEKRLPAIVRHDRDGHISVQFRAMSIEQERWLVACTFARADIWVSQWGRHDRDKFWKSLGQVFAASMRGFKRLGQHIGDSVRSGFRPARPAGEESAP
- a CDS encoding peptide deformylase is translated as MIRDIIRMGDPRLLRLAQPVGNFGSAQLHALVADMFETMDAARGVGLAAPQIAVDLQLMVFGFDSNARYPEAPAVPRTALANVQFEPLSDELEDGWEGCLSIPGLRAVIPRYRHIRYRGLDPDGSAVVCEAEGFHARVVQHEHDHLIGRLYPSRIRDFGKFGFEDVLSYAL
- the bcsB gene encoding cellulose biosynthesis cyclic di-GMP-binding regulatory protein BcsB yields the protein MRLPALAACCLTILSGLALAQEPALPAAPAAPAATGTAAAPTLGVQERSATLKQLGMDYEITLRGIQGSAGVAFSARTDEVVEAATLHLSYSYSPALLPELSHLKVTVNGVTVATLPVSRENAGKLQQSDVPIDPRLVGDYNQLNLQLIGHYTRECEDPDHTSLWANIDPATRLSLRTTPLVLANDLALLPVPFYDKRDTRRLELPFVFPQRPDLATLRSAGIVSSWFGAQAGYRGALFNVSIGDVPATGNAVLFATANTLPAELATAQNGLGEIAGPTLAVVSNPRDPAGKLLLVLGRNDADLQQAATALALGTPFNGAVARIGELTQAQPRKPYDAPNWISSDAPVRFADLVAQTSQLNVSGYHPDLIRVGLQLPPDLFVWQRDGIPVNLRYRYTVPDVRNKSALNVSINDAFVTTLPLSGRPYAESLPLQWWHDLKAKGAMPVEQKLLLPTGPFSANSQLRFHFFFDRPQAGECKNTFPDVSGAIDADSSVDLRSFHHYMAMPNLAAFGNAGYPFTRLADLSESTIVVPDEASDQDVSNLLTLLGKLGASTGYPALRATLIHAGEVDQHADSDLLVFGSSRSQPLFQRWSEHLPIGDGASGRRFSMSDWVLDKLPGFLSFDARRTDLPTTAEVAVKPAPGDVVLMGFESPLKPGRSVVALLAEDPASVGQLFDAWFEPATLKDFQGSVVLLQQGKIRSLAGNQAYYVGHLPLPTWARWYFAQHPLLLGLAVVVLSLLLALAARVVLRRHSAQRLREGQ